Proteins from a single region of Helicobacteraceae bacterium:
- a CDS encoding DUF4912 domain-containing protein: protein MSENENPLTRLDQSPVSSGEGITVVAPEAKSGDIVIADRYYENKLVLLPVNAGTQHFYWEIGDELLERKIVNREDGAQLIIRLYYIVGDRKQEVESVYSHSPSGNYYAYHTPNTLEMEAQMFVSDKNGERELMISNRISTPSSGMHSSPWEIWMTKNGAKQKLESRPSELEAQGALANLSSLDIVVKEEKLKARIGDMSLNLPSSSLGESSSISWRQFSGGDAKDR, encoded by the coding sequence ATGAGCGAGAATGAAAACCCGCTAACTAGACTTGATCAATCTCCCGTATCAAGCGGCGAGGGGATAACCGTCGTCGCGCCGGAGGCGAAATCGGGGGATATAGTTATCGCGGATCGCTACTACGAAAACAAGCTCGTTCTGCTGCCCGTCAACGCCGGAACGCAGCATTTTTATTGGGAGATTGGCGACGAGCTTTTAGAGCGCAAGATAGTAAACCGCGAAGACGGCGCGCAACTGATTATTCGGCTATATTACATCGTCGGCGATAGAAAACAAGAGGTCGAAAGCGTTTATAGCCATTCGCCAAGCGGCAACTACTATGCCTATCACACGCCAAATACGTTAGAGATGGAAGCGCAAATGTTCGTTTCCGACAAAAACGGCGAACGCGAACTTATGATCTCTAATCGTATCTCTACTCCTTCGTCCGGAATGCACTCTAGCCCTTGGGAGATATGGATGACCAAAAACGGCGCTAAACAAAAGCTCGAATCCCGCCCAAGCGAATTAGAGGCGCAAGGCGCGCTTGCCAATTTGTCGAGTTTAGACATCGTCGTAAAAGAGGAGAAACTCAAAGCTAGGATCGGCGATATGTCGCTAAATCTGCCCTCTAGCTCTTTGGGCGAAAGCTCGTCTATTAGCTGGCGGCAGTTTAGCGGCGGCGACGCGAAGGATCGATAG
- a CDS encoding DUF1957 domain-containing protein has product MKGYFALALHSHLPFVKHPEHEYFLEEHWLFEALIESYLPLLMNLDRLQNEGIKTRLTVSLTPTLCEMLADFNLREKFASHLDKLIELSRKECERLENDPVYKEVAYFYRDRLESIKRFFKDSLGSNALNGYRKFMQAGMIEIITCGATHGFFPLLSVNEQAVRVQLRVAVQTHEKHFGVKPKGIWLPECAYYEGADKLLAEVGVEFFYLESHGLIYGRPTPRFGLYAPVFTPSGAAAFGRDPESSRQVWSSISGYPGDPDYRDFYRDIGYDLDYEYIKPYICPDGTRVFTGLKYHRITGGGDYKEVYAPRNAAAKAKEHAENFHFNRLKQVEHLSAFMDRPPIIVSPYDAELFGHWWFEGPEFIYHLFKTIAEHGEIEPITPSEYLEIHQTNQMIHPSPSSWGKDGYFDVWINPQNDWIYRHLHNMADTMQELARRFAEETNPLIRRLLDQMNRELLLAQASDWAFLITAGTAVEYAVKRTKTHIADFNKLLSMIDASIDEEYLSALERRDSIFQNTHFDVWN; this is encoded by the coding sequence ATGAAAGGCTATTTTGCATTGGCGCTTCACTCGCACCTGCCGTTTGTGAAGCATCCCGAACACGAGTATTTTCTCGAAGAGCATTGGCTATTTGAGGCGCTAATCGAAAGCTATCTGCCGCTACTGATGAATCTAGATCGGCTTCAAAACGAGGGGATAAAAACGCGCTTAACGGTATCGCTGACTCCTACGTTATGCGAGATGCTAGCCGATTTCAATCTGCGCGAAAAATTCGCCTCTCACTTGGACAAGCTCATAGAGTTAAGCCGCAAAGAGTGCGAAAGACTTGAAAACGATCCCGTTTATAAGGAGGTCGCCTATTTTTACCGCGATCGCCTAGAAAGCATAAAACGTTTTTTCAAGGACAGTTTAGGTTCTAACGCGCTAAACGGCTATCGCAAGTTTATGCAAGCGGGCATGATCGAGATTATTACCTGCGGCGCGACGCACGGATTTTTTCCGCTTCTTAGCGTAAACGAACAGGCGGTGCGCGTGCAGCTGCGCGTGGCGGTTCAAACGCACGAAAAACATTTCGGCGTAAAGCCAAAGGGTATTTGGCTGCCCGAATGCGCCTATTACGAAGGGGCGGACAAACTGCTCGCCGAAGTTGGGGTAGAGTTTTTTTATTTAGAGTCGCACGGGCTGATTTACGGTCGCCCGACTCCGCGATTTGGTCTATACGCTCCGGTTTTTACGCCAAGCGGCGCGGCTGCTTTCGGGCGCGATCCAGAAAGCTCGCGGCAGGTGTGGAGTAGTATAAGCGGCTATCCGGGCGATCCCGATTACCGCGATTTTTACCGCGATATAGGCTACGATTTAGATTACGAGTATATCAAGCCCTATATCTGCCCCGACGGAACGCGCGTTTTTACGGGACTTAAATATCACCGCATAACTGGCGGGGGCGATTACAAAGAGGTCTATGCGCCGCGCAACGCCGCCGCGAAGGCAAAAGAACACGCTGAAAACTTTCATTTCAACCGCTTAAAACAGGTCGAACATCTATCGGCGTTTATGGATCGCCCGCCGATTATCGTGTCGCCATACGACGCGGAGCTATTTGGACATTGGTGGTTTGAGGGACCGGAGTTTATCTACCATCTTTTCAAGACGATCGCGGAACACGGCGAGATCGAACCGATTACGCCGAGCGAATATCTTGAAATCCATCAAACCAATCAGATGATTCATCCAAGCCCCTCTAGCTGGGGCAAAGACGGCTATTTCGACGTCTGGATCAACCCGCAAAACGATTGGATCTATCGTCATCTGCACAATATGGCGGATACAATGCAAGAGCTTGCGCGGCGTTTCGCGGAAGAGACTAATCCGCTTATTCGCAGATTGTTAGATCAGATGAACCGCGAACTGCTACTGGCGCAGGCGAGCGATTGGGCGTTCTTGATCACGGCGGGAACGGCGGTAGAATATGCCGTCAAACGCACAAAAACGCATATCGCCGACTTTAATAAGCTGCTTTCCATGATCGACGCTTCGATCGACGAAGAGTATCTAAGCGCGCTAGAAAGAAGGGATTCTATATTCCAAAATACTCATTTTGACGTTTGGAATTAA
- a CDS encoding ROK family protein — MKLVFDIGGTRLRRGVLDDRGAFVLLDSRPNAGNLKTALEALIAETLAEYPIGFIGASIAAQTRRNKIASAPNMELGALKDEDFSVWIKRRFSVNAAIDNDLKCVALAEAAARSNVASLFALFIGTGIGGAYVENGALIRGADNNAGEIGHIPFEKAPFLCGCGGAECLELSASGSGLAKWSEYYGLKEQKLSDLIESTDPKASEIVDRFYRGVDRAIKTIAALFNPRVIALGGGAVMANESVLLRAKEALKSAFAPCANIAIGLSSLGDKANLLGASFLDS, encoded by the coding sequence ATGAAGCTGGTTTTTGATATTGGCGGCACGCGTTTAAGGCGCGGCGTGCTGGACGATCGCGGCGCGTTTGTCCTGCTAGATAGCCGCCCAAACGCGGGCAATTTAAAAACCGCGCTGGAAGCGCTGATAGCCGAAACGCTTGCCGAATACCCGATTGGTTTTATCGGCGCTAGCATAGCCGCCCAAACGCGACGAAACAAAATCGCGTCCGCGCCCAATATGGAGCTTGGCGCGTTAAAAGACGAAGATTTTTCGGTATGGATCAAAAGGCGCTTTTCTGTAAACGCCGCGATCGACAACGATCTAAAATGCGTCGCGCTCGCCGAAGCCGCCGCAAGGTCAAACGTAGCGTCGCTTTTTGCGTTATTTATCGGAACGGGTATCGGCGGAGCGTATGTCGAAAACGGCGCGCTGATTCGCGGCGCGGATAACAACGCGGGCGAGATCGGGCATATCCCGTTTGAAAAAGCTCCGTTTCTATGCGGTTGCGGAGGCGCGGAGTGTTTAGAATTAAGCGCGAGCGGAAGCGGTTTGGCAAAATGGAGCGAATATTACGGGTTGAAAGAGCAAAAGCTAAGCGATTTAATCGAATCGACAGATCCGAAAGCCTCCGAAATTGTCGATCGTTTTTATCGCGGAGTCGATCGCGCTATTAAGACAATCGCCGCGCTTTTTAACCCGCGCGTTATAGCGCTTGGCGGCGGCGCGGTTATGGCTAACGAAAGCGTATTATTGCGCGCTAAAGAGGCGCTAAAAAGCGCCTTTGCGCCCTGCGCCAATATCGCGATCGGGCTATCGTCGCTAGGCGATAAAGCCAATCTGCTCGGCGCGTCGTTTCTGGATTCTTAA
- a CDS encoding Rpn family recombination-promoting nuclease/putative transposase, which yields MNETREPLAEIAERINPLNDYVFKRVIGEQEDEKWLLAFVNAVLAKTGGGNIVSLNVDNDKEIPPEYIADKGNYLDVLAVTDKGDKINIEVQLINAGDMAKRSLFYWSRLYVKNFSKGKSYDVLQKAITINILNYEFIKELDAFHTSFHIREDEHKDYVLTGELEIHFLDMVKFRKQKADIDNPLHRWLLFLDKNTKPEALKEALEMDAIIAEAEAKLESLAKNEKDMGLYRMREKGLLDIISGMQSAKAEGIAEVAKSLKISGLLTIDQIADVSGLSKEDVEKL from the coding sequence ATGAACGAAACGCGAGAGCCGTTAGCGGAGATCGCCGAGCGCATAAACCCGCTCAACGACTATGTATTTAAGCGGGTTATAGGCGAACAAGAGGATGAAAAATGGCTATTGGCGTTTGTAAACGCCGTGTTGGCAAAAACGGGCGGCGGCAATATTGTATCCCTAAACGTCGACAACGATAAAGAGATACCGCCCGAATATATAGCCGACAAAGGCAACTACCTAGACGTCCTCGCCGTAACCGATAAAGGCGATAAGATCAATATCGAGGTTCAGCTGATTAATGCCGGCGATATGGCGAAACGAAGCCTTTTCTATTGGAGCAGGCTATACGTCAAGAACTTCAGCAAGGGAAAGAGTTACGACGTTTTACAAAAAGCGATAACGATCAACATTCTAAACTATGAGTTTATAAAAGAGTTGGACGCTTTTCATACCAGTTTTCATATAAGAGAGGACGAGCATAAGGATTATGTCTTGACGGGAGAGCTTGAAATCCATTTTTTGGATATGGTAAAGTTCCGAAAGCAAAAAGCGGATATCGACAATCCGCTCCATCGCTGGCTGTTGTTCTTAGACAAGAATACAAAGCCGGAAGCGTTAAAGGAGGCGCTGGAAATGGACGCGATTATTGCGGAAGCGGAGGCGAAATTAGAGAGCCTTGCTAAAAACGAAAAGGATATGGGTCTTTACAGAATGCGCGAGAAGGGTCTGCTGGATATTATCAGCGGCATGCAAAGCGCAAAAGCGGAGGGAATAGCCGAGGTCGCTAAAAGCCTTAAAATATCGGGTCTCCTAACCATAGACCAGATCGCCGACGTATCGGGATTATCCAAAGAAGACGTTGAAAAACTCTGA
- the bcp gene encoding thioredoxin-dependent thiol peroxidase, with amino-acid sequence MTAIGSFASEFSLPNQDGVEISLRDLKGKWVVLYFYPKDNTSGCTKEACDFTANLSEFEKLGAFVIGVSPDNVKSHQSFVAKQNLAHTLLSDVEKTALEAYGVWKEKSMYGRKYMGVERTTYLIDPQGKVAFIWQKVGVTGHSEAVLAKLRELTAA; translated from the coding sequence ATGACGGCGATTGGTTCATTTGCGAGCGAGTTTAGCCTGCCCAATCAGGACGGCGTAGAGATAAGTTTGCGCGATCTCAAAGGCAAATGGGTAGTTTTATATTTTTACCCTAAAGATAACACAAGCGGTTGCACGAAAGAGGCGTGCGATTTTACGGCGAATTTGAGCGAGTTTGAAAAACTTGGCGCGTTTGTGATCGGCGTTAGCCCCGACAACGTCAAAAGCCATCAAAGTTTTGTCGCTAAACAAAACCTAGCGCATACGCTACTAAGCGACGTTGAGAAAACGGCGCTGGAAGCCTACGGCGTATGGAAGGAAAAGTCGATGTACGGGCGCAAATATATGGGCGTGGAGCGAACGACCTATCTAATCGATCCGCAAGGCAAAGTAGCTTTCATTTGGCAAAAGGTAGGCGTAACGGGACATAGCGAGGCGGTTTTAGCAAAACTGCGCGAGCTAACCGCCGCATAA
- a CDS encoding rod shape-determining protein RodA — translation MKFSIFDRRVFNHFDWALMLMIAPIIAASLFLIREINVDLAYKQMGYTAVAFCLFVVVFLLPLRRFYWMIPFVYWLGIGLLALVDIIGVTRMGAQRWLELPFLGLTIQPSEVFKPCFILMLAYLIHERPPPKGGYGWLAFLKLLFYIALPFALILKEPDLGTALLLALVGGGVMIAVGLQRKIWATLALVFALGGGFIYAFGYDMMYDYQKKRINDFLSDDNNYHVQQSLIAIGSGGISGKQPEEATQTQLRFLPIAASDFIFAYFSERFGFMGALALIALYAMIVLHLFSLNAKAHGDYLTTVTITGVAITIFLYMAVNIAMTTGLAPVVGVPLPLFSHGGSSFVNFIILFAIVENLLAFRFYFLYTSAPRSVE, via the coding sequence ATGAAGTTTTCCATTTTCGATCGCAGGGTATTTAATCACTTTGATTGGGCGTTGATGCTGATGATCGCGCCGATTATAGCCGCGTCGCTTTTTTTGATACGAGAGATCAACGTTGATCTGGCGTATAAGCAGATGGGTTATACGGCGGTGGCGTTTTGTCTGTTTGTCGTCGTTTTCTTGTTGCCGCTTCGCAGGTTTTACTGGATGATTCCGTTTGTCTATTGGCTTGGCATAGGTCTGCTGGCGCTTGTCGATATTATCGGCGTTACTCGTATGGGCGCGCAAAGATGGCTGGAGTTGCCGTTTTTGGGACTGACGATCCAGCCTTCCGAAGTTTTCAAGCCCTGTTTTATTTTGATGCTTGCCTATCTGATCCACGAAAGACCGCCGCCAAAAGGCGGATACGGCTGGCTGGCGTTTTTAAAGCTTCTGTTTTATATCGCTCTGCCGTTCGCGCTTATTTTGAAAGAACCCGATCTTGGCACGGCGCTACTGTTAGCGCTTGTCGGCGGCGGCGTGATGATCGCGGTGGGTTTGCAACGTAAAATCTGGGCTACGCTGGCGCTTGTATTCGCGCTAGGCGGCGGTTTTATTTACGCTTTTGGCTACGATATGATGTATGACTATCAAAAAAAGAGAATCAACGATTTCCTATCCGACGACAACAACTATCACGTGCAACAATCGCTAATCGCGATCGGAAGCGGAGGGATAAGCGGCAAACAGCCCGAAGAGGCGACGCAAACGCAGCTAAGATTCTTGCCGATCGCCGCGAGCGATTTTATCTTTGCCTACTTTTCGGAACGTTTTGGTTTTATGGGCGCATTGGCGCTGATCGCGTTATACGCTATGATAGTCCTTCATCTGTTCAGTTTGAACGCCAAGGCGCACGGCGATTATCTAACGACGGTTACGATTACGGGCGTGGCGATAACGATATTTTTGTATATGGCGGTGAATATCGCTATGACTACGGGGCTGGCTCCCGTCGTGGGCGTGCCTCTGCCGCTTTTTAGCCACGGGGGAAGCTCGTTTGTAAACTTTATCATTCTATTTGCTATCGTAGAAAATCTGCTTGCTTTTAGATTTTATTTTTTATATACTTCCGCCCCTCGTTCAGTTGAATAG
- a CDS encoding two-component sensor histidine kinase — MPHKRFSEDGDNQNKRREYSPETQELLEQLPDLIRKIDEFEKNIVEQRALLKEVVEVQPTALWVLNSDGSIYVNNEKARETSIDPKAIRADQNDTEIEIGDRFYLLQVSRQNGKTIITATDNTKNKRNERLIAMGQMAAHLAHEIRNPIGAAAILASTLFDKVDIRAKSIVFEIKKSIWRVERIVKATLLFSKGFTLSPKRFNLRELVAELEGGVANYSYSKSIGFDFNLPNEAINADFDLIALALQNMIFNAIDAIEEREGESGAIAVSHAKEGGVHILEIIDDGKPFESNARLFEAFYTSKTKGHGLGLILTRQIIEAHGGSIALLEGKKGFLIRFADALA, encoded by the coding sequence ATGCCGCATAAGCGCTTTTCGGAAGACGGCGACAACCAAAACAAGCGGCGAGAATACAGTCCTGAAACGCAGGAGCTGTTAGAGCAGTTGCCGGATCTAATCCGCAAGATCGACGAATTTGAGAAAAATATTGTGGAGCAGCGCGCCTTATTAAAAGAGGTGGTAGAGGTTCAACCGACGGCGCTTTGGGTTTTAAACTCCGACGGCTCAATATACGTCAATAACGAAAAGGCGAGAGAGACGAGCATAGACCCTAAAGCGATCCGCGCCGATCAAAACGACACGGAGATCGAAATAGGCGATCGCTTCTATCTCTTGCAGGTTTCGCGGCAAAACGGCAAAACGATCATCACCGCGACGGACAACACCAAAAACAAAAGAAACGAGAGGCTGATCGCGATGGGTCAGATGGCGGCGCATTTGGCGCATGAGATACGCAATCCCATCGGCGCGGCGGCGATTTTGGCTTCTACGCTTTTTGACAAGGTAGATATTCGCGCTAAATCGATCGTGTTTGAAATCAAAAAATCAATATGGCGCGTGGAGCGGATCGTTAAAGCCACGCTACTTTTTTCCAAAGGTTTTACGTTAAGCCCAAAGCGTTTTAATTTGCGCGAGTTGGTCGCTGAGCTAGAGGGCGGCGTAGCGAATTATTCGTATTCAAAGTCGATCGGGTTTGATTTCAACCTGCCGAACGAAGCTATAAACGCGGATTTTGATCTGATCGCACTCGCGCTTCAGAATATGATCTTCAACGCGATCGACGCGATCGAGGAGCGCGAAGGCGAAAGCGGGGCGATCGCCGTAAGCCACGCGAAAGAGGGCGGCGTTCATATATTGGAGATTATCGACGACGGAAAGCCGTTTGAAAGTAACGCGCGGCTATTCGAGGCGTTCTACACCAGCAAAACCAAAGGGCACGGGCTGGGGCTGATTCTAACGCGCCAGATTATCGAGGCGCACGGCGGCTCCATCGCGCTTTTAGAAGGCAAAAAAGGGTTTTTGATACGTTTTGCCGACGCTCTTGCCTGA
- a CDS encoding NUDIX domain-containing protein → MVDNVRIESLSNPRFVQPLRVFYSENGVEKSWEMIKAHDSVAILIYNRDQNSFAFVKQFRPAVFLKNNDGFTYELCAGILDKDKSEELTAIEEIEEETGYKISVDRIEKITSFYSSVGFAGSRQTLFFAKVSDNDRVSRGGGVDTENIEVVHIPREKITGFVFDESIARTPGLAFAVSWFMERERNENV, encoded by the coding sequence ATGGTTGACAACGTAAGAATAGAGAGCCTTTCAAACCCGCGCTTCGTGCAACCGTTGCGCGTGTTTTACTCCGAAAACGGCGTAGAAAAAAGTTGGGAGATGATCAAAGCGCACGATAGCGTCGCGATTTTGATCTACAACCGCGATCAAAACTCGTTCGCGTTCGTTAAGCAGTTTCGCCCCGCCGTATTTTTAAAAAACAACGACGGTTTTACTTACGAGCTTTGCGCGGGCATTTTAGACAAGGACAAATCGGAGGAATTAACCGCGATCGAGGAGATCGAGGAGGAGACCGGCTATAAAATCTCCGTTGACAGAATCGAGAAAATCACCTCGTTTTACTCGTCCGTAGGTTTTGCCGGCAGTCGCCAGACGCTGTTTTTCGCCAAAGTGAGCGACAACGATCGCGTATCTCGCGGCGGCGGCGTGGATACGGAAAACATCGAGGTCGTGCATATACCTAGAGAAAAAATTACGGGGTTTGTGTTTGACGAATCGATTGCCAGAACGCCCGGTTTGGCGTTTGCGGTTTCGTGGTTTATGGAGCGCGAAAGGAACGAAAATGTTTAA
- a CDS encoding ABC transporter permease yields the protein MTKRFKLIGTLLAKKFAYVAIMLLAISILSFVVVNAAPNNFFYGGDLNPNMTPENIERLKAVYGLDKSVAERYFAWIGAILRLDFGVSFSSGRLVRDEIIDRLGVTMSISLISMALIFALSLWLGIKAALNGGRVFDRFCKQAALISYAFPSFYLALLLVMILSVWLGWFPIAGLEGAEAKVGVWRYADMAWHLALPIAVAVLGGFGSLTLYIRALTIEIDKSDYIFYARARGLKRNKIVRRYVIPNLYPPIVTTLGLSLPGVIGGSVILESVFSINGMGLLFYQSALSRDYPTIMGILIIGAFLTLLGNIIADLVLMKLNPYYRAGAANG from the coding sequence TTGACAAAGCGGTTTAAACTTATCGGAACGCTGTTAGCCAAAAAATTCGCTTACGTCGCGATTATGTTGCTTGCGATCTCGATTCTAAGTTTTGTCGTCGTAAACGCCGCGCCGAATAATTTCTTCTACGGCGGCGATCTTAACCCGAATATGACTCCCGAAAACATCGAAAGGCTAAAAGCGGTTTACGGGCTGGATAAAAGCGTCGCGGAGCGGTATTTTGCGTGGATAGGGGCGATTTTGCGGCTTGACTTCGGCGTTTCGTTTTCGAGCGGCAGACTTGTTCGCGACGAGATTATAGACAGGCTTGGAGTTACGATGAGCATCAGCCTAATCTCTATGGCGCTTATATTCGCGCTTTCGCTGTGGCTTGGGATCAAAGCGGCGTTAAACGGCGGGCGCGTTTTTGATCGTTTTTGCAAACAAGCGGCGCTTATCAGCTACGCGTTTCCGTCGTTTTATCTGGCGCTTTTGCTGGTTATGATTCTGTCCGTTTGGCTGGGCTGGTTTCCGATCGCGGGGCTTGAAGGCGCGGAGGCAAAGGTCGGCGTTTGGCGTTACGCGGATATGGCATGGCATTTAGCGTTGCCGATCGCGGTGGCGGTATTGGGCGGCTTTGGCAGTTTAACGCTATATATCCGCGCCTTGACGATCGAGATTGACAAAAGCGACTATATCTTTTACGCGCGCGCGAGGGGATTAAAACGAAACAAGATTGTCCGCCGTTACGTGATACCGAACCTTTACCCGCCTATCGTTACCACGCTGGGTCTGTCGCTGCCGGGCGTGATCGGCGGGAGCGTCATACTTGAAAGCGTATTTTCAATTAACGGAATGGGTCTGCTGTTTTACCAAAGCGCGTTGAGTCGCGACTATCCGACGATTATGGGCATACTGATTATTGGCGCGTTTTTAACGCTGCTTGGGAATATAATCGCCGATTTAGTTTTAATGAAATTAAATCCATACTATCGCGCCGGAGCGGCAAATGGTTGA
- a CDS encoding acetyl-CoA carboxylase biotin carboxylase subunit: MATIKRVLIANRGEIALRALRTFKEMGKEVVCVYSTADKEASYLELADAAVCIGAPKSADSYLNIPAIITTAEVTECDAVFPGYGFLSENEHFVEACSRHKINFIGPSPETMALMADKAKAKAAMQKAGVPTIPGVEGTLKDAQDAKQKAKSVGYPVILKAAAGGGGRGMRVVEDESYIENAFLAARAEAENAFGDGSIYMEKLIKEPRHIEVQIMGDKHGNAIHIGERDCSMQRRHQKVIEEAPAIYLKPKTREKLLETAVKAAKALKYESAGTLEFLVDSDQNFYFMEMNTRLQVEHPVSESISGLDIIELMTRVAEGEKLPKQEDIHFSGHAIECRITAEDPVRFLPCPGKIKEWIVAGGRNVRVDSHCYAGYIIPPHYDSLIAKLIAYAPTRPQAIAKMKEALRETKISGVKTTVEFHAKMLENPDFIANKFDTKYLERRLTDLV; encoded by the coding sequence ATGGCGACGATCAAACGAGTATTGATCGCCAATCGCGGCGAAATCGCCCTTCGCGCCCTTCGCACGTTCAAAGAGATGGGCAAAGAGGTCGTGTGCGTCTATTCTACCGCCGATAAAGAGGCGAGTTATTTAGAGCTTGCGGACGCGGCGGTCTGTATAGGAGCGCCCAAAAGCGCGGATAGCTATCTGAATATCCCCGCGATTATAACTACCGCGGAGGTTACCGAATGCGACGCGGTATTTCCGGGTTACGGATTTTTAAGCGAAAACGAGCATTTTGTCGAGGCGTGTTCGCGCCATAAAATAAACTTTATCGGTCCAAGTCCAGAGACGATGGCGCTGATGGCGGACAAAGCCAAAGCCAAAGCCGCCATGCAGAAGGCGGGCGTTCCCACGATTCCGGGCGTGGAAGGCACGTTAAAAGACGCGCAAGACGCGAAACAAAAAGCCAAGAGCGTCGGGTATCCCGTCATTTTGAAAGCCGCGGCGGGCGGCGGCGGGCGAGGAATGCGCGTCGTAGAGGACGAAAGCTATATTGAAAACGCCTTTTTAGCGGCGCGAGCCGAAGCCGAAAACGCCTTTGGCGACGGATCAATCTATATGGAAAAGCTGATCAAAGAGCCGCGCCATATCGAGGTGCAGATAATGGGCGACAAGCATGGAAACGCGATCCACATCGGAGAGCGCGACTGCTCGATGCAGCGACGGCATCAAAAGGTGATTGAGGAGGCGCCCGCGATCTACCTCAAACCAAAAACGCGCGAAAAACTGCTTGAAACCGCCGTGAAAGCCGCCAAAGCGCTTAAATACGAAAGCGCCGGCACGTTGGAATTTCTTGTTGATAGCGATCAGAACTTCTACTTTATGGAGATGAATACCCGCTTGCAAGTTGAACACCCCGTTAGCGAGTCGATTAGCGGTTTGGACATTATCGAGTTGATGACGCGCGTAGCCGAAGGCGAAAAACTGCCTAAACAAGAGGATATTCATTTTAGCGGACACGCGATCGAGTGCCGAATCACCGCCGAAGACCCCGTTCGTTTTCTGCCCTGCCCCGGAAAGATAAAAGAGTGGATCGTCGCGGGCGGACGTAATGTGCGCGTCGATAGCCACTGCTATGCGGGCTACATCATACCGCCTCATTACGATTCGCTGATCGCCAAGCTGATAGCTTACGCGCCGACGCGCCCGCAGGCAATCGCGAAGATGAAAGAAGCTCTGCGAGAGACGAAGATAAGCGGCGTTAAAACCACCGTTGAGTTTCACGCGAAAATGCTCGAAAATCCGGATTTTATCGCCAATAAATTCGATACAAAATACCTTGAACGCCGTCTGACCGATTTAGTTTAG
- the accB gene encoding acetyl-CoA carboxylase biotin carboxyl carrier protein, whose product MLTLEEIRSLADYLDKSSLSKIKIRQDGFSVTLERRVAAAPVFASAVAERPIAPPNAVALSAIDSKDGETISSPMVGTFYRSPSPDSPPFVSAGDQIAKGKPLCVLEAMKIFNEVEAEYDCAILEILVEDGQVVEYDTPLFRVKRN is encoded by the coding sequence TTGCTAACCCTCGAAGAAATTAGATCGCTCGCGGACTATCTGGATAAAAGCTCGTTATCAAAAATCAAAATCCGGCAAGACGGTTTTAGCGTGACGTTAGAGCGCCGCGTCGCCGCCGCGCCGGTTTTCGCAAGCGCGGTCGCCGAGCGCCCGATCGCGCCGCCAAACGCCGTCGCGCTAAGCGCGATTGACTCCAAAGACGGCGAAACAATATCGAGTCCGATGGTCGGCACGTTTTACCGATCGCCAAGCCCCGATTCGCCGCCGTTCGTCAGCGCCGGCGATCAGATCGCGAAGGGCAAGCCGCTGTGCGTATTGGAGGCGATGAAGATATTCAACGAGGTTGAAGCCGAATACGACTGCGCGATCCTTGAAATTTTGGTCGAGGACGGACAGGTAGTCGAATACGATACGCCGCTTTTCAGAGTGAAGCGAAACTGA
- the dcd gene encoding dCTP deaminase: MGLKADSWIREKSLKEKMIEPFVDRLEGEGIVSYGLSSYGYDIRVSDEFKIFTNINATVVDPKRFETANVVDFTGKVCIVPPNSFALARTVEYFRIPRGALAICLGKSTYARCGIIVNVTPFEPEFEGHITIEISNTTPLPAKIYANEGIAQVIFFEGDEVCEISYKDRKGKYQAQRGITLPKVLKPS; the protein is encoded by the coding sequence ATGGGATTGAAAGCGGATAGCTGGATTAGGGAAAAATCGCTTAAAGAGAAGATGATCGAACCGTTTGTCGATCGGCTTGAAGGCGAGGGGATCGTAAGCTACGGGTTATCGAGTTACGGCTACGATATTCGCGTAAGCGACGAGTTCAAGATATTTACCAATATCAATGCGACGGTGGTCGATCCTAAACGTTTCGAGACGGCTAACGTAGTGGATTTTACCGGCAAGGTTTGCATAGTCCCGCCTAACTCGTTCGCGCTGGCGCGCACCGTAGAGTATTTTAGAATACCGCGCGGCGCGCTCGCGATCTGCCTTGGCAAAAGCACCTACGCGAGGTGCGGCATTATTGTCAACGTTACGCCGTTCGAGCCTGAGTTCGAGGGGCATATCACGATTGAAATCTCCAACACCACGCCGCTGCCGGCGAAGATATACGCCAACGAAGGGATCGCGCAGGTGATATTTTTCGAGGGCGACGAGGTATGCGAAATCTCGTATAAAGATCGCAAAGGCAAATATCAGGCGCAGAGGGGCATCACGCTGCCAAAAGTGTTAAAACCAAGTTGA